In one Moritella sp. 5 genomic region, the following are encoded:
- a CDS encoding response regulator transcription factor produces MLENGKKHILIVEDDLEICRLLDMFLRTKGYQVSLSNNGTDGLADIARLQPDLVVLDIMMPGMNGIEVCKQSRETYTGPIIMLTACSEEISEIAALDTGADGYLHKPLRPHILLSHIEALLRRESRSKKNDNALSHTGTLTIDTLKRLVTRDNEEIILTGAEYEMLEYLAKQAGTIVSRDECYQALKGVEFDGLDRALDMRLSSLRKKIKDDVAPYQIIKTIRCKGYLFVKQ; encoded by the coding sequence ATGTTAGAAAATGGCAAAAAACACATTTTAATTGTTGAAGATGATTTAGAGATTTGTCGTCTTCTCGACATGTTTTTACGCACTAAAGGATATCAAGTATCACTCAGTAATAATGGTACAGATGGACTCGCAGATATCGCCAGATTACAGCCTGATCTCGTGGTATTAGATATTATGATGCCGGGTATGAACGGTATTGAAGTGTGTAAGCAAAGTCGTGAAACTTATACTGGGCCTATTATTATGCTTACCGCTTGCAGTGAAGAAATATCTGAGATTGCAGCGTTGGATACGGGCGCTGATGGTTATCTGCATAAACCGTTACGACCGCATATTTTACTCTCTCATATTGAAGCATTGTTACGCCGCGAAAGCAGAAGTAAGAAAAATGATAATGCGTTAAGTCATACTGGTACGTTAACGATAGATACATTGAAGCGTTTGGTTACCCGTGATAATGAAGAGATTATCTTAACCGGTGCAGAATATGAAATGTTGGAATATTTAGCAAAACAAGCGGGAACAATTGTTAGTCGTGATGAGTGTTATCAGGCATTAAAAGGGGTTGAATTTGATGGCTTGGATAGAGCGTTGGATATGCGCTTATCCAGTTTACGTAAAAAGATAAAAGATGATGTAGCACCGTATCAAATTATCAAAACAATTCGCTGTAAGGGCTACCTTTTTGTTAAACAATAA